TCCAATACCGATTTACCGTCAAATTACGGTGTAGTCTAGCTTATGATCAGCTACTTGGATCATTCATTCTTCCaggatatctaaatttcaatattttcttggaGTTCCTTAAGGAATAATTGTCGCTGCCATTAGAACATGTTCCACGAGCATCAAGATACCGCATGTACTTTTAGCACGATGGTACGCCTTCCCATTTCTCTTATGTTGTATCGGCATTCTTAAATGAGTAATTTCTAGAGTGGATGGATTGGTTGAGGAGGGCCACACTCCTGGTCATTATGATCACCTGATCAAACACCGTTAGAATTTTGCGTGTGGGGTTGGAAAAGTATTGTTGTGTACAAGAGAATGGTTCATATGCGTGAATAGGTGGTTGCTCGTATTACAAATGCCGCCGCCACCGTACAAATTGCACAGTTGCGAAGAGAAAAAATAGTAATccgaataagaaataataattatttatattaatttcttttatttaatcttatttaaggaattatttttcgCGTCTTATGTAGAACAGATATTTCGCATTCACGATTGGCAGATGGATGgtcacgaggcttaacgcaccagccTCTACTTTTACCGGACGACCTAGTTCAAGATCGATCCAAACCAGTTACCTTTTCAccaattaaatactatttatttaattcttcctcCTTAGAATACAACAGTAGCTGATGATGCAGTAGCAACAACTTTTGGAATATTCGAATAATTAGTAtataatctgcaaaaaaataattaggttggCAACACTGCGAGGAAAAGGGAATTTCAAAGATGGCAGGGCTGTGACGCTAGTGCTTCTAGCCGCTTAGGAAGGGTTAATAGTGATACAGTATCTGTTTCCCTTCTCCTGTTCGTGATGACAGTATGAACGTTCTTATTCATCgtgataaaaatgttgatttttatagtaatttttaagaaaaagaaactttttaaacaaaagattttttgtacAACGAATAAAGTATTAGGGAATAACTAAATGGGGCAAGGGAAAATAATTGTTCATAtactttcactttaaaaaaattaatatcctgaTTCCAAAAAGTTCAAACTTGCGCTGATGGTTTTAGTATGTTTTAGTTCAAATCTTGCAATGACCAATCGGCAGACTACTTCATAACTTCTTAGAATGTATCTTTTGGGTTTATAATGTTATTACGGATTATTCccggtttttgttttaaaattaatgaaatattcagatttaaaaataacaaagaagattatatatatacgtcttatattatattatattatatacgtcTGAACCGATATAGAAATTCCCTGACCAATCGGTAGACTCTATTTCCAATGGCTATGCAGAAGAAACCCAGTGTTTATCAGGTGCATATCGGATAAATCTAGGCATCATTACTAACTAACGAATATACAagtataatacattaaatttcattgaaatataattagaaaataagaatattatagcCGTCGATAACattttgtaaaactaataaaatatacaagtaGTATTCACACttcaaggtaaaatttatttatatgagcatcaaattattctataataagcGTCTTCTTCGAGATGATCCACTCAAAATTAGTATTTTGATAATTGGACAAATACACGCTAATTTATCATgcgattattatgaaaatatttaacattacctGCAGGCATGGTGACTTCAGGGCCAAATTTGTTGACCGTCTCTGATAGAAGTACACCAGAAGCAGTGTGAAGTCCATGTGTAAGAACCTGTACGATGAATGCAGTAGAAACAACAACCCAACCCCAACCACCTTCCGGATAATAATGTTGTTTTAACGTCAGCAATTGACGTATTTCAGGAGTGGTATTTTTATGAGCTGGTGTATTTGCTTGCGGACCATCGCTGAAACTTCCAACTCCAGAATCACCAGTATAAAGATGCGGTAGAGATCGGGAACGGAATAAACCCGGCACTGCCACTCCCACACCActagtattataaaagaaaatatataatcactacaaaaaaaaaatacctgatgaaaattattacaaataaatactgaattttaattaaatataagtaggcttcaggttttttttagtagtttaacatattctataattttaaaaagatcagGATTTTAATCACACCATAATGATGTTAGTCGTTCTCCTGTGCTCTCGGTCATATAAAATAAtagctaataaaattttactaacactAAAAATTTACTCTACACTCTAAAAATCATCTACATAGAAATTGATATGTAATATAATGAATTACAGAatgattatactttttaatatgatTGAATTATATCTCTTATGTGACATAATATCTAATTGGTTGAATAGTATGTACTCattatatttcatgattttattttaaaatattagaaagcaggggcagataaatgtgaagaatacagaacaattagtttaactagtcatgcatcaaaaactagaattctatacagaagaattaagaggagagtggaagaagtgctaggagaagaccaatttagtttcaggaaaagtatagggacaagggaagcaattttaggcctcagattaatagtagaaggaagattaaagaaaaacaaaccaacatacttggcgtttatagacctagaaaaggcattcgataacgtagactggaataaaatgttcagcattttaaaaaaattagggttcaaatacagaaatagaagaacaattgcgaacatgtacaggaaccaaacagcaacagtaacaattgaagaacataagaaagaagccgtaataagaaagggagtccgacaaggatgttccctatctccgttacatggaactagcagttaatgatgttaaagaacaatttagattcggagtaacagtaaaaggtgaaaagataatgatgctacgatttgctgatgatattgtaattctagtaagaaacaatgaacggcatagatgaagtcctacgcaagaactatcgcatgaaaataaacaaaaacaaaacaaaagtaatgaaatg
This DNA window, taken from Lycorma delicatula isolate Av1 chromosome 7, ASM4794821v1, whole genome shotgun sequence, encodes the following:
- the LOC142328357 gene encoding monocarboxylate transporter 14-like, with translation MRGNVQSADIVRSVACCLVGAVSWWREHVPSHMAITPGDEDSSSGVGVAVPGLFRSRSLPHLYTGDSGVGSFSDGPQANTPAHKNTTPEIRQLLTLKQHYYPEGGWGWVVVSTAFIVQVLTHGLHTASGVLLSETVNKFGPEVTMPADVGINLVVGPMIRLPEIAQL